A region of Plantactinospora sp. BC1 DNA encodes the following proteins:
- a CDS encoding ABC transporter substrate-binding protein produces the protein MRSKRIGAGAAAVTGVLLLGACGAGGPGGSDGDFTDGKLVLAVLNDQSGIYKDASGPNSVKAVRMAVADYQKKYGDRAVVDEIEVTSTDHQNKPDIANTKAKELYERGGADVILDVPTSSAALAVANQAKSHKKLFLDVSAATTELTGGQCNKYTFQWAYNTYMLANGTGTTVTENGGKNWHIIYPDYQFGQDMTKSFTEAIKRAGGTVQGTIPTPFPNDNFATFLTKAGSTNPDVIGTMQAGGDLINVVKQFNESGLRERGIDLAVGLMLITDIHSLGVDQFAGTMFTDAWYWNMDAESRAWADRFRDETGTRPTFEHAGNYSAALQYLEAVQEAGTDDADAVVGKLEGRRVNDVFLRNGEIRAKDHLVTHDAYLARVKKPSEVKEDWDYEEIVTTIPAAKAFPPAEASNCSL, from the coding sequence ATGAGAAGCAAGCGGATTGGGGCCGGTGCCGCGGCGGTGACAGGGGTACTGCTCCTCGGCGCCTGCGGTGCCGGCGGCCCCGGGGGGTCGGACGGCGATTTCACCGACGGCAAGCTGGTGCTCGCGGTACTCAACGACCAGTCCGGCATCTACAAGGACGCGTCGGGGCCGAACAGCGTCAAGGCGGTCAGGATGGCGGTGGCCGACTACCAGAAGAAGTACGGCGACAGGGCGGTCGTCGACGAGATCGAGGTGACCTCGACCGACCACCAGAACAAGCCGGACATCGCCAACACCAAGGCGAAGGAGCTGTACGAGCGCGGGGGAGCGGACGTCATCCTCGACGTGCCGACCTCGTCGGCGGCGCTGGCCGTCGCCAACCAGGCGAAGAGCCACAAGAAGCTGTTCCTCGACGTCAGCGCGGCGACCACCGAACTGACCGGCGGGCAGTGCAACAAGTACACCTTCCAGTGGGCCTACAACACCTACATGCTCGCCAACGGCACCGGCACGACCGTCACCGAGAACGGCGGCAAGAACTGGCACATCATCTACCCGGACTACCAGTTCGGCCAGGACATGACCAAGTCCTTCACCGAGGCGATCAAGCGGGCCGGCGGCACCGTGCAGGGCACCATCCCGACGCCGTTCCCGAACGACAACTTCGCGACCTTCCTCACCAAGGCCGGCAGCACCAACCCCGACGTGATCGGCACGATGCAGGCCGGCGGTGACCTGATCAACGTGGTCAAGCAGTTCAACGAGTCGGGGCTGCGGGAGAGGGGCATCGACCTGGCCGTCGGGCTGATGCTGATCACCGACATCCACTCGCTCGGCGTCGACCAGTTCGCCGGCACGATGTTCACCGACGCCTGGTACTGGAACATGGACGCCGAGTCGCGCGCCTGGGCGGACCGGTTCCGCGACGAGACCGGGACCCGGCCGACCTTCGAACACGCCGGCAACTATTCCGCGGCGCTGCAGTATCTGGAGGCGGTCCAGGAGGCCGGCACCGACGACGCCGACGCGGTCGTCGGCAAGCTCGAGGGCAGACGAGTCAACGACGTCTTCCTGCGCAACGGCGAGATCCGCGCCAAGGACCACCTGGTCACCCACGACGCCTACCTGGCCCGGGTCAAGAAGCCGTCGGAGGTGAAGGAGGACTGGGACTACGAGGAGATCGTCACCACGATCCCGGCGGCGAAGGCATTCCCTCCGGCCGAGGCGTCCAACTGCTCGCTCTGA
- a CDS encoding tannase/feruloyl esterase family alpha/beta hydrolase: MLASATAVLGTAPATATVGAAPSCAELAGSEIPASAITLPTRGGRVGSASLVTQTVSGKTIEYCTVGAALFPIDPSAPDIRLQIAMPVEWNRNAMMFGGGGYNGTIPAVTQNVPFGRADQPTPLARGYVTFGSDSGHQAGPAGSLDGSFGMNDEALRNFAAGDALKKTRDAALYLIRRGYGVGPGRTYFAGGSTGGREALVVAQRWPDAFDGVISAYPAWNNTAEILHLGHLVQVMSRPGAFPGPEKQTLLYDSVMAACDGRDGLEDRIISNADGCELDPRVLRCSKGADTGPTCLSDPQIASVIAAAEPFRWPYRIASGERYYPGFPLLSGADMRTPVLGFGTSAPANPMPTTSGYGAQYWDQWVKYFLTRDAGHDPLAVDPRRPGKWLPRISHLSTIQDRNDSDLRPFARSGGKLLLLHGAADELVSHRSTNDYYRRVLGTVGTRQTREFMRYYLVPGANHANVGAPAFAANWDSLSALERWVEAGRPPVRPVATDARSGRTRPLCEYPRWPKYRSGDPDSAESFVCAR, from the coding sequence GTGTTGGCGAGCGCGACGGCGGTCCTCGGGACCGCGCCCGCCACCGCCACGGTGGGCGCGGCACCGAGCTGCGCCGAGTTGGCGGGAAGCGAGATCCCGGCGTCGGCAATCACGTTGCCGACCAGGGGTGGCCGGGTCGGGTCGGCATCCCTGGTGACCCAGACCGTGAGTGGCAAGACCATCGAGTACTGCACCGTCGGTGCGGCGCTCTTCCCGATCGACCCCTCCGCGCCGGACATCAGGCTACAGATCGCGATGCCGGTCGAGTGGAACCGCAACGCGATGATGTTCGGCGGCGGCGGATACAACGGAACGATTCCCGCCGTCACCCAGAACGTGCCGTTCGGGCGTGCCGATCAACCGACGCCGCTGGCCCGTGGGTACGTGACGTTCGGGAGCGACTCCGGCCACCAGGCGGGGCCCGCAGGGTCCCTGGACGGGTCCTTCGGGATGAACGACGAGGCACTTCGCAACTTCGCCGCCGGTGACGCGCTCAAGAAGACCCGCGATGCCGCGCTCTACCTCATCCGTCGTGGCTACGGTGTCGGACCCGGTCGGACGTACTTCGCGGGCGGCTCGACGGGCGGACGGGAGGCTCTCGTCGTCGCACAGCGCTGGCCGGACGCCTTCGACGGCGTCATCTCCGCCTACCCCGCCTGGAACAACACCGCCGAGATCCTGCACCTCGGCCACCTCGTGCAGGTGATGTCCCGCCCCGGCGCATTCCCCGGCCCCGAGAAGCAGACCCTCCTCTACGACAGCGTCATGGCGGCGTGCGACGGACGGGACGGCCTCGAGGACAGGATCATCTCGAACGCCGACGGCTGCGAACTCGACCCCCGCGTGCTCCGCTGCTCCAAGGGTGCCGATACCGGCCCGACCTGTCTCTCCGATCCGCAGATCGCCTCGGTGATCGCCGCCGCCGAGCCGTTCCGCTGGCCGTACCGGATCGCCAGCGGCGAGCGGTACTATCCCGGCTTCCCGCTGCTCTCGGGTGCCGACATGAGAACCCCGGTCCTCGGCTTCGGCACCTCCGCGCCCGCCAACCCGATGCCGACGACCAGCGGATACGGGGCGCAGTACTGGGACCAGTGGGTGAAGTACTTCCTGACCAGGGACGCCGGCCACGACCCCCTGGCTGTCGACCCTCGGCGACCCGGAAAGTGGCTTCCCCGGATCAGTCACCTCTCGACCATCCAGGACCGCAACGACTCGGACCTGCGTCCCTTCGCGCGCTCCGGCGGAAAACTGCTGCTCCTGCACGGTGCTGCCGACGAGCTGGTGTCGCACCGCTCGACGAACGACTACTACCGGCGGGTGCTCGGCACGGTAGGCACCCGGCAGACCCGGGAGTTCATGCGGTACTACCTGGTGCCAGGGGCGAACCACGCCAACGTCGGCGCGCCCGCGTTCGCCGCCAACTGGGACTCGCTCTCCGCCCTGGAGCGCTGGGTCGAGGCAGGACGGCCGCCGGTCAGGCCGGTGGCCACCGACGCCAGGAGTGGCAGGACCCGCCCGCTCTGCGAGTACCCGCGCTGGCCGAAGTACCGCTCGGGTGATCCCGACAGCGCCGAGAGCTTCGTGTGTGCGCGCTGA
- a CDS encoding branched-chain amino acid ABC transporter permease: protein MNAVLQYAVQGLAAGSFYALAALGLAIIFGVLGVVNFAHGAFYMLGAVAAAVLLDTLGLTLWWALLAVPLLMFGFGVVVERLLVQWLLRLDPLYNFLLTFGLTLVLVEAVKQRYGVSGLPYKPPDVLSGRVELAGVVLPRYQLFVFLFSVAICVLVWLLMTRTRVGMIVRAATEKPELARALGINVGRWVTPVFGFGVALAGLAGVLAAPFRAITADMGNNFAIILFAVVVIGGLGSIVGAVVAGFMVGLVEAFGQAYAPTFAQILIFVLMAVIILVRPAGLFGRKEATA from the coding sequence ATGAACGCAGTGCTGCAGTACGCCGTACAGGGCCTGGCGGCCGGCAGCTTCTACGCGCTGGCCGCCCTGGGACTGGCGATCATCTTCGGCGTCCTGGGCGTGGTGAACTTCGCCCACGGCGCGTTCTACATGCTCGGCGCGGTCGCCGCGGCCGTGCTGCTCGACACCCTCGGGCTCACGCTGTGGTGGGCGCTGCTGGCGGTACCGCTGCTGATGTTCGGCTTCGGCGTCGTGGTGGAGCGGCTGCTCGTGCAGTGGCTGCTCCGGCTCGACCCGCTCTACAACTTCCTGCTCACCTTCGGTCTCACGCTGGTCCTGGTGGAGGCCGTCAAGCAGCGGTACGGCGTCTCCGGGCTGCCGTACAAGCCTCCGGACGTACTGTCCGGACGCGTCGAGCTGGCCGGCGTCGTGCTGCCGCGCTACCAACTGTTCGTCTTCCTGTTCTCCGTGGCGATCTGTGTGCTCGTCTGGCTGCTGATGACGCGGACCAGGGTCGGCATGATCGTCCGGGCGGCGACCGAGAAGCCGGAGCTGGCCCGTGCCCTGGGCATCAACGTCGGCCGCTGGGTGACGCCGGTCTTCGGCTTCGGGGTCGCGCTCGCCGGGCTGGCCGGCGTGCTCGCCGCACCGTTCCGGGCGATCACCGCCGACATGGGCAACAACTTCGCGATCATCCTGTTCGCGGTCGTGGTGATCGGGGGACTCGGGTCGATCGTCGGCGCCGTGGTCGCGGGTTTCATGGTGGGCCTGGTGGAGGCGTTCGGGCAGGCGTACGCCCCCACGTTCGCGCAGATCCTGATCTTCGTCCTGATGGCGGTGATCATCCTGGTCCGCCCCGCCGGGCTGTTCGGACGCAAGGAGGCGACGGCATGA
- a CDS encoding TetR/AcrR family transcriptional regulator, which produces MALFLEEGYANVTVEAVAEASSVSRRTVFRHFESKDELAFPDHTERIRLVERCLLESAPDTDPVEAVIAATGESLRDFLSRPELVLRRFKLTRVVPELRKREVIEHERYVALTRSFLRDHLPADAPPFQSMALAALIDAIHRSALGNWVRTGGATDAVAELEAGMEWVRRLMVHQSTFSASPLLLALLPDTPQTRRVLTSLKDAAEELF; this is translated from the coding sequence ATGGCCCTGTTCCTGGAGGAGGGGTACGCGAATGTGACCGTCGAAGCCGTTGCGGAGGCGTCGAGCGTGTCCCGCCGCACCGTCTTCCGGCACTTCGAAAGCAAGGACGAACTCGCGTTTCCGGACCACACCGAACGCATCAGGCTGGTCGAGCGATGCCTCCTGGAGTCGGCCCCCGACACGGATCCGGTGGAGGCCGTCATCGCGGCCACGGGCGAGTCGTTGCGTGACTTCCTCAGTCGTCCCGAACTCGTCCTCCGGCGATTCAAACTGACGCGTGTCGTGCCCGAGTTGCGCAAGCGGGAGGTCATCGAGCACGAGCGGTACGTGGCGCTCACCCGTTCGTTCCTGCGCGACCACCTCCCGGCCGACGCTCCGCCTTTCCAGTCGATGGCCCTGGCGGCGCTGATCGACGCGATCCACCGCTCCGCGCTCGGAAACTGGGTACGCACCGGCGGCGCGACCGACGCCGTCGCCGAGTTGGAGGCGGGCATGGAGTGGGTCCGTCGGCTCATGGTCCACCAGTCGACCTTCTCGGCCTCCCCGCTGCTCCTCGCGTTGCTCCCGGACACGCCGCAGACCCGTCGCGTCCTGACCTCACTGAAGGACGCGGCGGAGGAACTGTTCTAG
- a CDS encoding branched-chain amino acid ABC transporter permease: MTRSVVTEAPVTEPQSATSAGSPRLRWVLLAVGLVAALALPWFVYPPVAMDIVAMALFAIALDILLGYTGLLSFGHAAFWGSSAYVTSLIATHHGVPFPVAVVGGALFAMILALPAGYLSVRRSGIYFAMVTLAFAQMVYFIGYQWSGLTGGENGLQGVPRNFFGIELVETDSFYFYYAALPILLLGMWVAWRIVHSPFGRVLVSIRDNTQRARALGYEVEKYKVIAFVLSAGLTGLAGGVFAINHGFVALTELHWSTSGEVVLMTVLGGIGTLWGGILGAFLSVMLADYLASSGFDGIDLVTGSVFVLVVLLFRRGLWGTVRYQWLAWQQRRTSSRRTSAGADPAERGP; the protein is encoded by the coding sequence ATGACCCGGTCCGTGGTAACCGAGGCCCCGGTCACCGAGCCGCAGTCCGCCACCTCGGCGGGCAGCCCGAGACTGCGCTGGGTTCTGCTCGCCGTCGGCCTGGTGGCGGCGCTGGCGCTGCCGTGGTTCGTCTATCCGCCGGTGGCGATGGACATCGTCGCGATGGCGCTGTTCGCGATCGCCCTGGACATCCTGCTCGGCTACACCGGCCTGCTCTCCTTCGGACACGCGGCCTTCTGGGGCAGTTCGGCGTACGTGACCAGCCTGATCGCGACGCACCACGGCGTGCCGTTCCCGGTGGCCGTCGTCGGCGGCGCGCTGTTCGCGATGATTCTCGCCCTCCCCGCCGGATATCTGTCGGTGCGCCGCTCCGGGATCTACTTCGCGATGGTGACCCTCGCCTTCGCCCAGATGGTCTACTTCATCGGGTACCAGTGGAGCGGCCTGACCGGCGGCGAGAACGGGCTGCAGGGCGTACCCCGGAATTTCTTCGGGATCGAGCTGGTGGAGACCGATTCGTTCTACTTCTACTACGCGGCCCTGCCGATCCTCCTGCTCGGCATGTGGGTGGCCTGGCGGATCGTGCACTCGCCGTTCGGCCGGGTCCTGGTGTCGATCCGCGACAACACCCAACGGGCCCGGGCGCTCGGTTACGAGGTGGAGAAATACAAGGTCATCGCCTTCGTGCTCTCCGCCGGACTGACCGGGCTGGCCGGCGGTGTCTTCGCCATCAACCACGGTTTCGTCGCGCTGACCGAACTGCACTGGAGCACCTCCGGCGAGGTCGTGCTGATGACGGTGCTCGGCGGCATCGGCACGCTGTGGGGAGGAATCCTCGGCGCGTTCCTCTCCGTGATGCTCGCCGACTATCTCGCCTCGTCCGGCTTCGACGGTATCGATCTGGTCACCGGCTCGGTCTTCGTCCTCGTGGTGCTGCTGTTCCGGCGTGGGCTCTGGGGTACCGTTCGGTATCAATGGCTGGCCTGGCAGCAGCGCCGTACGTCGTCGCGCCGCACCTCGGCCGGTGCCGACCCGGCGGAGCGCGGGCCGTGA
- a CDS encoding long-chain fatty acid--CoA ligase, with translation MRGLMQDRSLDVGLLMRRADLGFRHKRVVTATASGETISTWGEVIDRARRLSAVLDVLEVPNSARVGTFGWNSQRHVELYLGVPSAGRVLHTINHRLFARDLVHIMSDAADDVVFVDRSLLGTVWDAVRSIATVRWIVVMDDGGDEAVPADPRVVDYEALLARCPEPAPLPCVDEDDAASLCYTSGTTGRPRGVLYSHRSLVLHAMLLLGVDSFAISERDVVMPIVPMFHVNAWGLPYAAVLAGADLVLPGPAMAPTELIQRLSRHRVTFAAGVPAIWRGLEPLLRTADLSSLRKVVSGGSALPDALSQAWERAIGVPITGSWGMTETSPLVACGRVSSAHDALPADERRRVLGRPGPTVPLVDVRIVDAERRPVARDGIASGELQVAGPTVAASYFGADPGTSSFTDDGWLRTGDVATLDEFGYLRIVDRIKDMIKSGGEWISSVTLENELMAHPAVREAAVIGVVDDRWGERPCAYVVLAGGVDVDETGLREYLRGRVASWWIPDRFVVVDEIPKTATGKFSKVALRGLTGSVAGSDGVV, from the coding sequence GTGCGCGGACTGATGCAGGACAGGTCGCTCGACGTCGGCCTGTTGATGCGCCGGGCGGATCTGGGTTTCCGGCACAAGCGGGTCGTCACGGCGACCGCGTCGGGCGAGACGATCTCGACCTGGGGCGAGGTGATCGACCGTGCGCGGCGACTCTCCGCCGTGCTCGACGTCCTGGAGGTCCCGAACTCGGCCCGGGTCGGCACCTTCGGCTGGAACAGCCAGCGCCACGTCGAGCTGTATCTGGGTGTCCCGTCGGCCGGCCGCGTCCTCCACACGATCAACCACCGGCTCTTCGCCCGCGACCTGGTACACATCATGTCCGACGCGGCCGACGACGTCGTCTTCGTCGACCGGTCGCTGCTCGGCACGGTCTGGGACGCCGTCCGCTCCATCGCGACGGTCCGCTGGATCGTCGTGATGGACGACGGTGGCGACGAGGCGGTTCCCGCCGATCCGCGGGTGGTCGACTACGAGGCGCTACTCGCCCGATGCCCCGAGCCGGCACCGCTGCCCTGCGTCGACGAGGACGACGCCGCGAGCCTCTGCTACACCTCCGGTACGACCGGGCGGCCGAGGGGCGTGCTCTACAGCCACCGCTCCCTCGTGCTGCACGCGATGCTGCTGCTGGGCGTCGACAGCTTCGCCATCTCGGAGCGGGACGTCGTCATGCCCATCGTGCCGATGTTCCACGTCAACGCCTGGGGGCTGCCCTACGCGGCGGTGCTCGCCGGAGCCGACCTCGTGCTTCCGGGTCCGGCGATGGCCCCGACGGAGCTGATCCAGCGACTCTCCCGGCACCGGGTGACATTCGCTGCCGGCGTACCGGCGATCTGGCGCGGGCTGGAGCCGCTGCTGCGTACCGCCGACCTCTCGTCGCTGCGCAAGGTGGTCAGCGGCGGGAGCGCCCTGCCGGACGCGCTGTCCCAGGCGTGGGAGCGGGCGATCGGCGTACCCATCACAGGTTCCTGGGGGATGACCGAGACGAGCCCGCTCGTCGCGTGCGGCCGGGTCTCGTCCGCGCACGACGCGCTGCCGGCCGACGAACGCCGACGGGTGCTCGGCCGGCCCGGGCCGACGGTGCCGTTGGTCGACGTCCGGATTGTGGACGCCGAGCGTCGGCCCGTCGCGCGGGACGGCATCGCGTCGGGCGAACTCCAGGTGGCCGGGCCGACGGTCGCGGCGAGCTACTTCGGTGCCGATCCGGGCACGTCGTCCTTCACCGACGACGGCTGGCTGCGCACCGGTGACGTCGCGACGCTCGACGAGTTCGGCTACCTACGTATCGTCGACCGCATCAAGGACATGATCAAGTCTGGCGGGGAGTGGATCTCGTCGGTCACCCTGGAGAACGAGCTGATGGCGCACCCGGCGGTGCGGGAGGCGGCGGTGATCGGTGTCGTCGACGACCGCTGGGGAGAGCGGCCGTGCGCGTACGTCGTACTCGCGGGTGGGGTGGACGTCGACGAGACGGGTCTCCGCGAGTACCTTCGCGGCCGGGTCGCCTCGTGGTGGATCCCCGATCGCTTCGTCGTCGTCGACGAGATTCCCAAGACGGCGACGGGCAAGTTCTCGAAGGTGGCGCTGCGCGGTCTCACTGGGTCCGTCGCCGGGTCGGACGGCGTGGTATAG
- a CDS encoding ABC transporter ATP-binding protein, translated as MLEVNGLMAWYGEAQALHGVSVRVGEGEVVTLVGRNGAGKTTLVRCLIGLHRQVGGSVSFLGRDVTRTPAHQRARAGMGWVQDDRGIYASLSVEENLLLPPRVSDRAWTLERVYETFPELADRRRAPGTTLSGGEQQMLAIARALRTGARLMLMDEPSEGLAPVVVARIGTIIRQIKATGAGVLLIEQNVKFAATVADRHYLLSQGRVVETLDNSEFRRREGELLTHLGI; from the coding sequence ATGCTTGAGGTGAACGGCCTGATGGCGTGGTACGGCGAGGCGCAGGCCCTGCACGGGGTGAGCGTACGGGTCGGAGAGGGCGAGGTCGTCACCCTGGTCGGGCGCAACGGCGCCGGAAAGACCACCCTGGTGCGGTGCCTGATCGGCCTGCACCGGCAGGTCGGCGGCAGCGTCTCCTTCCTCGGCCGCGACGTCACCCGCACGCCGGCCCACCAGCGGGCCCGCGCCGGGATGGGCTGGGTCCAGGACGACCGCGGCATCTACGCGAGCCTCAGCGTGGAGGAGAACCTGCTGCTTCCGCCCAGGGTCTCCGACCGGGCGTGGACGCTGGAGCGGGTCTACGAGACGTTCCCGGAACTCGCCGACCGCCGCAGGGCGCCCGGCACCACGCTGTCGGGTGGGGAGCAGCAGATGCTGGCCATCGCCCGGGCGCTCCGGACCGGTGCCCGGCTGATGCTGATGGACGAACCCTCCGAGGGCCTGGCCCCGGTGGTCGTGGCCCGGATCGGGACGATCATCCGCCAGATCAAGGCCACCGGCGCCGGTGTGCTGCTCATCGAGCAGAACGTCAAGTTCGCCGCCACCGTGGCCGACCGGCACTACCTGCTCAGCCAGGGCCGCGTCGTCGAGACCCTCGACAACTCCGAATTCCGGCGGCGCGAGGGCGAACTCCTCACCCATCTCGGCATCTGA
- a CDS encoding carboxylesterase/lipase family protein — MPAMPSGAAIAREPAGRRRTRSSLLRPILGVVLATAVLAATPPAGASAHALHPGANPTQVRTTLGPIVGLNEGRSSGTYSWLGIPYAEPPVGRLRWQPPKTHRSWVDVRRTQEYGPGCTQPGRFFSPSPNGPRYDLAVRDGLQQPVGEEDCLTLNVFRPSTSARDLPVVFFIHGGSNVVGYSADPMYDGRELARRAQAVVVTVNYRVGIFGWLNAEGAGHDDPLSASGNFGTLDLVKALRFVDQNARRFGGDPGNISVMGQSAGAVNVWSLLVSPLARGMVDKAIPLSGGLSTRSVASARAYADRVMQAAKSDHPSSGSSGMELLRSLPADELVRVLVRHQLDATPAVIADGTVIPADPYAVLGSGVGRDVPVLAGNTLEEGKLFGSTIGAHRPSDYDRFTMQYLFDPDDPGELTTSDLLRDEYLPVEKPGGWNDAAAALTEAVFTGINRDSLDALARGGNRSLYHYRFDWNQQPAPFDEVYGAVHAIDLPFVFGNFGRNVFSYAFSQQNRPGRLRLSDLMIASVRNFVHHGSPQHRGLGRHWDQWPASLVLDADDRHVRLGSTTVR, encoded by the coding sequence ATGCCTGCTATGCCGTCCGGGGCCGCCATCGCCCGCGAACCGGCCGGGCGTCGTCGCACCAGGTCGTCTCTGCTCCGGCCGATCCTCGGCGTCGTCCTTGCGACCGCCGTGCTGGCCGCCACGCCACCCGCCGGTGCGTCCGCGCACGCTCTCCACCCTGGAGCGAACCCGACCCAGGTCCGAACGACGCTGGGCCCGATCGTCGGACTGAACGAGGGCCGGTCGAGCGGGACGTACTCGTGGCTGGGAATCCCCTACGCCGAGCCGCCGGTGGGCAGGCTCCGGTGGCAACCGCCGAAGACCCACCGGTCCTGGGTGGACGTCCGGCGCACCCAGGAGTACGGGCCGGGATGCACCCAGCCGGGACGCTTCTTCAGCCCGTCCCCGAACGGGCCGCGCTACGACCTGGCGGTCCGGGACGGCCTGCAACAGCCCGTCGGCGAGGAGGACTGCCTGACGCTGAACGTGTTCCGGCCGTCCACGTCAGCGCGCGACCTGCCCGTCGTGTTCTTCATCCACGGCGGAAGCAACGTCGTCGGCTACTCGGCGGATCCGATGTACGACGGGCGCGAGCTGGCCAGGCGCGCCCAGGCCGTGGTCGTCACCGTCAACTACCGGGTGGGGATCTTCGGCTGGCTGAACGCCGAAGGCGCGGGCCACGACGACCCGCTGTCGGCCTCCGGCAACTTCGGCACCCTCGACCTCGTCAAGGCGCTCCGCTTCGTCGACCAGAACGCGCGGCGGTTCGGTGGCGACCCCGGCAACATCAGCGTGATGGGCCAGTCCGCGGGTGCGGTGAACGTCTGGTCCCTGCTCGTCTCCCCACTGGCCCGCGGCATGGTGGACAAGGCCATCCCGCTCAGCGGCGGCCTGAGCACCCGAAGCGTGGCCAGCGCGCGGGCCTACGCCGACCGGGTGATGCAGGCCGCGAAGAGCGACCACCCCTCCTCGGGCAGCAGCGGCATGGAGCTGCTCCGTTCGCTTCCCGCCGACGAACTGGTCCGGGTGCTCGTCAGGCACCAGCTCGACGCGACACCGGCGGTCATCGCCGACGGCACCGTGATCCCCGCGGACCCGTACGCCGTACTCGGGTCCGGGGTCGGTCGGGACGTGCCCGTACTGGCCGGGAACACCCTTGAGGAAGGGAAGCTCTTCGGCAGCACCATCGGCGCACACAGGCCGAGCGACTACGACCGGTTCACGATGCAGTACCTGTTCGACCCGGACGACCCCGGCGAGCTGACCACCTCCGATCTGCTCAGGGACGAGTACCTGCCGGTGGAGAAGCCCGGAGGCTGGAACGACGCTGCCGCGGCGCTCACCGAGGCCGTCTTCACCGGCATCAACCGGGATTCACTCGATGCGCTGGCTCGCGGCGGGAACCGGTCGCTCTATCACTACCGGTTCGACTGGAACCAGCAGCCCGCGCCGTTCGACGAGGTGTACGGCGCCGTGCACGCGATCGATCTGCCCTTCGTCTTCGGCAACTTCGGCCGCAACGTGTTCTCGTACGCCTTCAGCCAGCAGAACCGGCCCGGCCGGCTGCGGCTGTCGGACCTGATGATCGCCAGCGTCCGGAACTTCGTCCACCACGGATCACCGCAGCACCGGGGACTCGGTCGCCACTGGGACCAGTGGCCGGCGAGCCTGGTGCTGGACGCCGACGATCGGCACGTCCGGCTCGGGTCGACCACCGTCCGGTGA
- a CDS encoding ABC transporter ATP-binding protein — MALRTRSLTKVFRGFRAVDSVDLEVREGSVHALVGPNGAGKTTLFNLLTGFVSPTSGAITVFDEDVTGQQPEQVARRGVARSFQITSLFETLTSRQHVELALQGLTSQGFRFWRSEKLLGRNRARVDELLAQVGLMPLAEKPVGLLAYGQKRALELALVLALDPRVMLLDEPTAGMGIEDVDRTIELVRRLAAGRTVVFVDHNMHVVGSLADRVTVLQQGRILAEGGYDEVRNDERVITAYLGEADHA; from the coding sequence ATGGCGCTGCGCACCCGGTCCCTGACGAAGGTGTTCCGCGGCTTCCGGGCGGTGGACTCGGTGGACCTCGAGGTTCGCGAGGGCAGTGTGCACGCGCTGGTGGGCCCGAACGGTGCCGGCAAGACCACGCTGTTCAACCTGCTGACCGGATTCGTCTCCCCGACGTCCGGCGCGATCACGGTCTTCGACGAGGACGTCACCGGCCAACAGCCCGAGCAGGTCGCCCGCCGTGGCGTGGCCAGGTCGTTCCAGATCACCAGCCTCTTCGAGACACTGACGAGCCGGCAGCACGTGGAGCTGGCTCTCCAGGGGCTCACCAGCCAGGGATTCCGGTTCTGGCGGTCGGAGAAGCTGCTCGGCAGGAACCGCGCCCGGGTGGACGAGCTGCTCGCGCAGGTGGGGCTGATGCCGCTGGCGGAGAAGCCGGTCGGGCTGCTCGCCTACGGGCAGAAGCGCGCGCTGGAACTGGCGCTGGTGCTGGCGCTGGATCCACGGGTGATGCTCCTCGACGAGCCGACGGCCGGGATGGGGATCGAGGACGTCGACCGGACCATCGAGCTGGTCCGCCGCCTCGCGGCCGGTCGCACGGTGGTGTTCGTGGACCACAACATGCACGTGGTCGGCAGCCTGGCCGACCGGGTGACGGTGTTGCAGCAGGGCCGAATCCTGGCCGAGGGCGGCTACGACGAGGTCCGCAACGACGAACGGGTGATCACCGCGTACCTGGGCGAGGCCGACCATGCTTGA